One genomic region from Conexibacter woesei DSM 14684 encodes:
- the ahcY gene encoding adenosylhomocysteinase, protein MTAVTPAAARDFKVADLSLADFGRTEIRLAEHEMPGLMSIREEFADAQPLKGARIMGSLHMTIQTAVLIETLTALGAEVRWVSCNIFSTQDHAAAAVAVGPNGTPEDPQGVPVFAWKGETLEEYWWCTEQALRWPGEVGPNMILDDGGDATMLVHKGTEYEAAGAVPDPSTAESEEFHVFLSLLQRSLAEDPQRWTTIGRGIRGVSEETTTGVHRLYELAQRGELLFPAINVNDSVTKSKFDNLYGCRHSLVDGINRATDVMLGGKVAVVCGFGDVGKGSAESLRAQGARVIVTEIDPICALQAAMQGYEVATLADVVETADVFITTTGNKDIITVADMAKMKHQAIVGNIGHFDNEIDIAGLTKFPGIVRETVKPQVDEWRFPDGHTIILLSEGRLLNLGNATGHPSFVMSNSFANQTIAQIELFTKNEQYDREVYVLPKHLDEKVARLHLDALGVRLTRLSDDQAAYIGVPVDGPYKPDHYRY, encoded by the coding sequence ATGACCGCGGTCACGCCGGCCGCCGCGCGCGACTTCAAGGTCGCGGACCTGTCGCTGGCCGACTTCGGCCGCACCGAGATCCGCCTCGCCGAGCACGAGATGCCGGGCCTGATGTCGATCCGCGAGGAGTTCGCCGACGCGCAGCCGCTGAAGGGCGCGCGGATCATGGGGTCGCTGCACATGACGATCCAGACGGCGGTGCTGATCGAGACGCTGACTGCTCTCGGGGCCGAGGTCCGCTGGGTCTCGTGCAACATCTTCTCGACGCAGGACCATGCTGCGGCCGCTGTCGCGGTCGGTCCGAACGGCACGCCGGAGGATCCGCAGGGCGTTCCCGTCTTTGCCTGGAAGGGCGAGACGCTGGAGGAGTACTGGTGGTGCACTGAGCAGGCGCTCCGCTGGCCCGGTGAGGTCGGTCCGAACATGATCTTGGACGACGGTGGCGACGCCACGATGCTGGTGCACAAGGGGACCGAGTACGAGGCCGCCGGCGCGGTGCCGGACCCCTCGACCGCAGAGTCGGAGGAGTTCCACGTCTTCCTTTCGCTGCTGCAGCGCTCGCTCGCCGAGGACCCGCAGCGCTGGACGACGATCGGCCGCGGCATCCGCGGGGTGAGCGAGGAGACGACGACCGGCGTGCACCGGCTCTACGAGCTGGCGCAGCGCGGCGAGCTGCTGTTCCCGGCGATCAACGTCAACGACTCGGTGACGAAGTCGAAGTTCGACAACCTCTACGGTTGTCGCCACTCGCTCGTGGACGGCATCAACCGCGCGACCGACGTGATGCTCGGCGGCAAGGTCGCCGTCGTCTGCGGCTTCGGCGACGTGGGGAAGGGCTCGGCCGAGTCGCTGCGCGCGCAGGGAGCGCGCGTGATCGTCACGGAGATCGACCCGATCTGCGCGCTGCAGGCGGCGATGCAGGGCTACGAGGTCGCGACGCTCGCCGACGTCGTCGAGACGGCGGACGTGTTCATCACGACGACGGGCAACAAGGACATCATCACCGTCGCCGACATGGCGAAGATGAAGCACCAGGCGATCGTCGGCAACATCGGCCACTTCGACAACGAGATCGACATCGCCGGTCTGACCAAGTTCCCCGGGATCGTGCGCGAGACGGTCAAGCCGCAGGTCGACGAGTGGCGCTTCCCCGACGGCCACACGATCATCCTGCTGTCCGAAGGGCGTCTGCTGAACCTCGGCAACGCGACCGGCCACCCGTCGTTCGTGATGAGCAACTCGTTCGCGAACCAGACGATCGCGCAGATCGAGCTGTTCACGAAGAACGAGCAGTACGACAGGGAGGTCTACGTGCTGCCCAAGCACCTCGACGAGAAGGTCGCGCGCCTCCACCTCGACGCGCTCGGCGTCAGGCTCACGCGCCTCTCCGACGACCAGGCCGCGTACATAGGCGTGCCGGTCGACGGCCCCTACAAGCCCGACCACTACCGCTACTGA
- the metK gene encoding methionine adenosyltransferase gives MSQREFLFTSESVTEGHPDKVADQISDSILDAILAQDPSARVACETLVNTGLVVVSGEITTSATIDVPTIVRERIREIGYVDGVLGFSADAVAVMVALDKQSPDIAQGVDEADEIRSLGAADDDGLGVAGAGDQGMMFGYATDETPELMPLPIALAHALAARLAEVRKRGTLPYLRPDGKTQVTVRYVNGKPVEVTKVLISTQHDPDAERRRIREDLWQHVVVPTIDASLYDEAKLNTVENYYVNPTGQFVIGGPVGDCGLTGRKIIVDTYGGMARHGGGAFSGKDPSKVDRSAAYAARYVAKNVVAAGLAERAEVQVAYAIGVARPVSVMVETFGTEKVEPDTIAKLVDEHFDLRPGAFRDALELHRPIYARTAAYGHFGRDEADFSWERTDKADALREAAGLQQAVSA, from the coding sequence ATGAGCCAGAGAGAGTTCCTGTTCACGTCCGAGTCGGTGACGGAGGGCCACCCCGACAAGGTGGCGGACCAGATCTCGGACTCGATCCTCGACGCGATCCTCGCGCAGGATCCGAGTGCGCGCGTTGCGTGCGAGACGCTGGTCAACACCGGGCTCGTGGTCGTGTCGGGCGAGATCACGACGAGTGCGACGATCGACGTCCCGACGATCGTGCGCGAGCGCATCCGCGAGATCGGCTACGTCGACGGGGTACTCGGCTTCTCGGCCGACGCGGTCGCGGTCATGGTCGCGCTCGACAAGCAGTCGCCCGACATCGCGCAGGGCGTCGACGAGGCCGACGAGATCCGCAGCCTCGGCGCGGCGGACGACGACGGGCTCGGCGTCGCCGGAGCCGGCGACCAGGGAATGATGTTCGGGTACGCCACGGACGAGACGCCGGAGCTGATGCCGCTGCCGATCGCGCTCGCGCATGCGCTCGCGGCACGTCTGGCGGAGGTTCGTAAGCGCGGGACGCTGCCGTACCTGCGGCCCGATGGCAAGACGCAGGTGACGGTGCGGTACGTGAACGGCAAGCCGGTCGAGGTGACGAAGGTGCTCATCTCCACGCAGCACGACCCGGACGCCGAGCGGCGGCGCATCCGCGAGGACCTGTGGCAGCACGTCGTCGTCCCGACGATCGACGCGAGCCTCTACGACGAGGCGAAGCTCAACACGGTCGAGAACTACTACGTGAACCCGACCGGCCAGTTCGTGATCGGCGGCCCCGTCGGCGACTGCGGCCTGACGGGCCGCAAGATCATCGTCGACACCTACGGCGGCATGGCTCGTCACGGGGGCGGCGCGTTCTCGGGCAAGGATCCGTCGAAGGTCGACCGCTCGGCCGCGTACGCCGCGCGCTACGTCGCCAAGAACGTCGTGGCAGCCGGCCTCGCCGAGCGGGCCGAGGTGCAGGTCGCCTATGCGATCGGCGTCGCGCGCCCGGTGTCGGTGATGGTCGAGACGTTCGGGACCGAGAAGGTCGAGCCGGACACGATCGCGAAGCTCGTCGACGAGCATTTCGACCTGCGGCCAGGCGCGTTCCGCGACGCGCTCGAGCTGCACCGCCCGATCTACGCCCGGACCGCCGCGTACGGGCATTTCGGCCGGGACGAGGCCGACTTCAGCTGGGAGCGGACCGACAAGGCGGATGCGCTGCGCGAAGCGGCCGGCCTCCAGCAGGCGGTGTCGGCATGA
- a CDS encoding helix-turn-helix transcriptional regulator — MSTAGHGELAETRHALATLRQLEREFVELDQRRQIGALERVGEAVRRIGAGAPTSIMDGAAAELGRASELDRVLVSHVRDGELHAHALWERDADDDAAQTLARLRAASIPLRYPLVEADVATRPRAVLVDVAGDGPRPAPAITERFGWSECVVAAIVVQRTTIGLLHAGTGASGRMLREADRELVELYVDGLAGAFERAVLRDTLQRHRDELDAAVRWMSAHVGDRRDVPLMASAAAAATGELTARELQVLELLATGRTNAEIATALMISEGTVKHHVKNLLRKLNASNRADAVARFYGQDA; from the coding sequence ATGTCGACCGCGGGGCATGGCGAGCTGGCTGAGACGCGGCATGCGCTCGCGACGTTGCGCCAGCTCGAGCGTGAGTTCGTCGAGCTGGATCAGCGGCGACAGATCGGAGCGCTGGAGCGAGTCGGCGAGGCCGTGAGGCGCATCGGCGCCGGGGCTCCCACGTCGATCATGGACGGCGCCGCCGCTGAGCTGGGCAGGGCCTCCGAGCTCGACCGGGTGCTCGTCAGCCATGTGCGAGACGGCGAGCTGCACGCGCACGCGCTGTGGGAGCGCGACGCCGACGACGACGCTGCCCAGACGCTCGCGCGGTTGCGCGCCGCGTCGATCCCGCTGCGGTATCCCCTCGTCGAGGCCGACGTCGCGACCCGTCCCCGTGCCGTGCTCGTCGATGTCGCCGGCGACGGTCCCCGGCCCGCGCCGGCGATCACTGAGCGGTTCGGCTGGTCGGAGTGCGTCGTCGCCGCGATCGTCGTACAGCGCACGACGATCGGCCTGCTGCACGCCGGCACGGGCGCGAGCGGGCGGATGCTGCGCGAGGCGGATCGCGAGCTGGTCGAGCTGTACGTCGACGGCCTCGCCGGCGCGTTCGAGCGCGCCGTGCTGCGCGACACGCTGCAACGCCATCGCGATGAGTTGGACGCGGCGGTGCGGTGGATGAGCGCGCACGTCGGCGACAGGCGCGACGTGCCGCTCATGGCGTCAGCGGCTGCGGCCGCGACGGGAGAGCTGACGGCGCGCGAGCTGCAGGTGCTCGAGCTGCTCGCGACCGGGCGCACGAACGCCGAGATCGCAACGGCGCTGATGATCAGCGAAGGGACGGTCAAGCACCACGTCAAGAACCTGCTGCGCAAGCTCAACGCGAGCAATCGCGCCGATGCCGTCGCCCGCTTCTACGGGCAAGACGCGTGA
- a CDS encoding helix-turn-helix transcriptional regulator, giving the protein MSPSPRPSPRLGDRDLRRRLAVALASAHDGPDSPPAPSVEALHAAIERLRAQLAAADPASEQDHAAALAHADELARIAALADARRASLQRIRTTIARLRIMTLPAAMLTAAPRELGAAAEFARVVLSTVQDGELRAEAVWVRDGDAVAQELLSALRANPPRLGRSVVETEVVRRRRATVVTDAATDGSVHGPTSETMRWRAYSAAPVVVRDQTIAVLQADRGPRQELAEHDGELLWEFATGLAQAWEIASLRRTLHHEREQMRRFLAWVDARSGALSDAAIEFVPRALGEQGSSLRQPRLPPMPSAAEDPFGGLLTRRELEVLRLVAEGRTNDEIATALVISVGTVKFHVSSILRKLRVGNRAQAVARYLRVVRARRARPA; this is encoded by the coding sequence GTGAGTCCCTCGCCGCGACCGTCGCCGCGCCTCGGAGATCGCGACCTCCGACGACGGCTCGCCGTCGCGCTCGCGTCAGCGCACGACGGACCCGACTCGCCGCCGGCCCCGAGCGTCGAAGCGCTGCACGCGGCGATCGAGCGGCTGCGCGCACAGCTCGCTGCGGCGGATCCAGCGAGCGAACAGGACCACGCCGCCGCGTTGGCGCACGCCGACGAGCTGGCGCGCATCGCGGCGCTCGCCGACGCACGGCGCGCATCGCTGCAGCGGATCCGCACGACGATCGCGCGACTGCGCATCATGACGCTGCCCGCGGCGATGCTGACCGCCGCTCCGCGCGAGCTGGGCGCCGCCGCGGAATTCGCGCGCGTCGTGCTCTCAACCGTTCAGGACGGCGAGCTGCGCGCCGAAGCCGTGTGGGTTCGCGACGGGGACGCGGTCGCACAGGAGCTGCTGAGCGCGCTGCGAGCGAATCCGCCCAGACTCGGGCGGTCGGTCGTCGAGACGGAGGTCGTGCGGCGGCGTCGCGCCACTGTCGTGACCGATGCCGCGACAGATGGCAGTGTGCACGGGCCGACATCCGAGACGATGCGCTGGCGGGCCTATTCGGCAGCACCGGTCGTCGTGCGCGACCAGACGATCGCCGTGCTGCAGGCCGACCGCGGACCCCGTCAAGAGCTGGCCGAGCACGACGGCGAGCTGCTGTGGGAGTTCGCGACCGGCCTCGCGCAAGCCTGGGAGATCGCAAGTCTGCGCCGGACCCTGCACCACGAGCGCGAGCAGATGCGCCGCTTTCTCGCGTGGGTCGACGCACGCTCCGGCGCCCTCTCGGACGCCGCGATCGAGTTCGTCCCCCGCGCCCTGGGGGAGCAGGGATCCAGCCTGCGACAGCCGCGCCTGCCGCCGATGCCGTCGGCGGCAGAGGACCCTTTCGGCGGCCTGCTCACCCGGCGCGAGCTGGAGGTGCTGCGGCTCGTGGCGGAGGGCCGCACGAACGACGAGATCGCCACGGCGCTCGTGATCTCCGTCGGCACGGTCAAGTTCCACGTCAGCTCGATCCTGCGGAAGCTGCGGGTCGGCAACCGCGCGCAGGCGGTCGCGCGCTACCTGCGCGTCGTGCGCGCCCGCCGCGCGAGACCCGCCTGA
- a CDS encoding molybdopterin-dependent oxidoreductase yields MTTVEKRGFCALCRSRCGAVYTTDGDRLVGVAPDPDHPTGGALCPKGRAAPEIVHGSTRLERPLRRTNPKTDSDPGWEPVDWETALDEVADRLGGVREQHGAEAVAFAVTTPAGTAMSDGIDWVERFIRLFGSPNTVYAAELCHWHKDFAHAFTFGRGIPPADYRAADLVLLWGHNPAKVWLAQSSAIAAAKARGATIAVVDPRRAGSGLQADHWLRVRPGSDGALALALANLLLERCAYDDGFVREWTNAPCLVRDDDGRLLRAHELDPAFPEDWLMVHDGREARPYDTSRAAVGAGAFALRGAFDVRTSSGPVRCRPALERFAEICGEWSPARAAATTWVPEEQIRALADAIGRADAVAYHSWTGVGQQTNATQTERALAVLYALTGSFDAPGGNVVWPAHPVNMPTDPSQIPDEQRRKALGLDERPLGPPARGWITSRDLYTSILDGEPYRVRALMAFGGNILVSQADGRRGREALRQLDFHVHCDLALNPTAELADLVLPVNSPWEREALRVGFEIGREAQELVQLRQRIVPPVGASRSDTQIVFDLAPRLGLGAQFFDGDVEAAWNHVTEPLGVTMDDLRREPAGIRLPLETTYRKHAQPRGEGVAGFATTSRRVEIWSELLADHGYDGVPRFVEPTASPLGEGADPRFPLVLTSAKIGRFCHTEHRGVASLRAKAPEPSVDLSPALAAEKGIEAGTWVTLSTAHGSIRMRARLDESLHPRVVVGEYGWWEAAPDLGLPGYDPFSRGGSNLNLLIGGGHRDPVSGAVPLRSFACDVAPWMPDDGRVPWGGERPFAVSAIVPETSDAVSVELTPRDGGPLPDYRPGQHVTLRVDGVPALAGVARSYSLSDAARSPARRSYRVTVKRVLAGPAEGSADGVMSTYVTGSLRVGATVHVQAPAGVFSLPTQLPQPVVMLAAGIGITPFMSYLETLAAGGRDQEAVLHYGSRDAAQHVFRERLAELAAQLPRVTIVDHYSRPRAGDAYDVAGRLSADLVAQDLIDRDARFYLCGPLALIQALRAGLTARGVPAHRIFHELFATPSPPRAQAGEVRHAVRFARSRRTLVWDGSSPSLLTLAEREGVALPSGCHVGQCESCVVAVLAGEVQHALGGLQEVEDGSCLTCQAVPLSDVVLDA; encoded by the coding sequence GTGACGACCGTCGAGAAGCGCGGCTTCTGCGCGCTCTGCCGATCGCGCTGCGGGGCGGTCTACACCACGGACGGCGACCGCCTCGTCGGGGTCGCGCCCGATCCCGACCACCCGACGGGCGGCGCGCTCTGTCCGAAGGGCCGCGCCGCGCCGGAGATCGTGCACGGATCCACGCGGCTCGAGCGCCCGCTGCGGCGGACGAACCCGAAGACGGACTCCGATCCCGGCTGGGAGCCGGTCGACTGGGAGACGGCGCTCGACGAGGTCGCCGATCGCCTGGGCGGGGTGCGCGAGCAGCACGGCGCGGAGGCGGTCGCGTTCGCGGTCACGACGCCGGCCGGGACCGCGATGTCGGACGGGATCGACTGGGTCGAGCGCTTCATCCGCCTGTTCGGCAGCCCCAACACCGTCTACGCCGCCGAGCTGTGCCACTGGCACAAGGACTTCGCGCACGCCTTCACGTTCGGCCGCGGGATCCCGCCGGCCGACTATCGCGCGGCCGACCTGGTGCTGCTGTGGGGCCACAACCCGGCGAAGGTGTGGCTGGCGCAGTCGAGCGCGATCGCCGCCGCGAAGGCGCGCGGCGCCACGATCGCGGTCGTCGATCCGCGCCGCGCGGGCAGCGGGCTGCAGGCCGACCACTGGCTGCGCGTACGCCCCGGGAGCGACGGCGCGCTCGCGCTGGCGCTCGCGAACCTGCTGCTGGAGCGGTGCGCATACGACGACGGCTTCGTGCGCGAGTGGACGAACGCCCCCTGTCTCGTGCGTGACGACGACGGGCGTCTGCTGCGCGCGCACGAGCTCGACCCGGCGTTCCCCGAGGATTGGCTCATGGTGCACGACGGGCGCGAGGCGCGCCCGTACGACACGAGCCGCGCGGCGGTCGGCGCCGGCGCCTTCGCGCTGCGCGGCGCATTCGACGTCCGGACCAGCTCCGGGCCGGTTCGCTGCCGGCCCGCGCTCGAGCGCTTCGCCGAGATCTGCGGCGAATGGTCGCCCGCGCGTGCGGCCGCCACGACGTGGGTTCCGGAGGAGCAGATCCGCGCGCTCGCCGACGCGATCGGACGCGCCGACGCTGTCGCGTACCACTCGTGGACCGGCGTCGGACAGCAGACGAACGCGACGCAGACCGAGCGCGCGCTCGCGGTGCTGTACGCGCTCACCGGCTCGTTCGACGCCCCGGGCGGGAACGTCGTGTGGCCGGCGCATCCGGTCAACATGCCGACCGACCCGTCGCAGATCCCGGACGAACAGCGACGCAAGGCGCTCGGGCTCGACGAGCGGCCGCTCGGTCCGCCGGCGCGCGGGTGGATCACCTCGCGCGACCTCTACACGTCGATCCTCGACGGCGAGCCCTATCGCGTGCGTGCGCTCATGGCGTTCGGCGGCAACATCCTCGTGTCGCAGGCCGACGGGCGGCGCGGACGCGAGGCGCTGCGCCAGCTCGACTTCCACGTCCACTGCGATCTCGCGCTCAACCCGACGGCTGAGCTGGCCGACCTCGTCCTGCCGGTCAACAGCCCGTGGGAGCGGGAGGCGCTGCGCGTCGGCTTCGAGATCGGCCGCGAGGCGCAGGAGCTCGTCCAGCTGCGGCAGCGGATCGTCCCGCCGGTCGGCGCATCGCGCTCGGACACGCAGATCGTCTTCGACCTCGCGCCTCGGCTCGGCCTCGGCGCGCAGTTCTTCGACGGCGACGTGGAAGCCGCCTGGAACCACGTCACCGAGCCGCTCGGCGTCACGATGGACGACCTGCGGCGGGAGCCCGCGGGCATCCGTCTGCCGCTGGAGACGACCTACCGCAAGCACGCGCAGCCGCGCGGGGAGGGGGTGGCAGGCTTCGCGACCACGTCACGCCGCGTCGAGATCTGGTCCGAGCTGCTGGCCGACCATGGCTACGACGGCGTTCCGCGCTTCGTCGAGCCGACCGCCTCGCCGCTGGGCGAGGGCGCGGACCCGCGCTTCCCGCTGGTCCTCACGTCGGCGAAGATCGGGCGCTTCTGCCACACCGAGCATCGCGGCGTCGCGTCCCTGCGCGCGAAGGCGCCGGAGCCGTCCGTCGACCTCAGCCCCGCGCTCGCGGCCGAGAAGGGGATCGAGGCGGGAACGTGGGTCACGCTCTCGACGGCTCACGGCTCGATCCGCATGCGCGCGCGCCTGGACGAGTCGCTGCACCCGCGCGTCGTCGTCGGGGAGTACGGCTGGTGGGAGGCCGCTCCCGACCTCGGCCTCCCCGGCTACGACCCGTTCAGCCGCGGCGGCAGCAACCTCAACCTGCTGATCGGCGGCGGCCACCGGGATCCCGTCAGTGGTGCCGTTCCGCTGCGCTCGTTCGCCTGCGACGTCGCGCCGTGGATGCCGGATGACGGGCGCGTGCCGTGGGGCGGCGAACGGCCGTTCGCGGTCAGCGCGATCGTCCCCGAGACCTCCGACGCCGTGTCGGTCGAGCTGACGCCGCGCGACGGCGGCCCGCTGCCGGACTACCGCCCCGGCCAGCACGTGACGCTGCGCGTGGATGGCGTGCCCGCGCTTGCCGGCGTCGCGCGCTCGTACTCGCTCTCGGACGCCGCCCGCAGTCCCGCTCGCCGCAGCTACCGCGTCACCGTCAAGCGCGTCTTGGCGGGGCCCGCCGAGGGCTCCGCAGACGGCGTCATGTCGACGTACGTCACCGGCTCGCTGCGCGTCGGCGCGACCGTGCACGTGCAGGCGCCAGCGGGTGTGTTCTCGCTCCCTACGCAGCTCCCGCAGCCCGTGGTGATGCTCGCGGCCGGCATCGGCATCACGCCCTTCATGAGCTATCTGGAGACGCTGGCCGCCGGCGGGCGCGACCAGGAGGCGGTGCTCCACTACGGCTCGCGGGATGCCGCCCAGCACGTCTTCCGCGAGCGGCTCGCCGAACTTGCCGCGCAGCTGCCGCGGGTGACGATCGTCGACCACTACTCGCGCCCGCGGGCGGGCGACGCATACGACGTGGCCGGGCGCCTCAGCGCCGATCTCGTCGCGCAGGATCTGATCGACCGCGACGCGCGGTTCTACCTCTGCGGTCCGCTCGCCCTGATCCAGGCGCTGCGGGCGGGGCTCACCGCGCGCGGCGTGCCCGCCCATCGCATCTTCCACGAGCTGTTCGCGACGCCGTCCCCTCCGCGGGCGCAGGCGGGCGAGGTGCGTCACGCCGTGCGCTTCGCACGCTCGCGGCGGACGCTTGTGTGGGACGGGTCGAGCCCGTCCCTGCTGACGCTCGCGGAGCGGGAAGGCGTCGCGCTTCCGAGCGGCTGCCATGTCGGCCAGTGCGAGAGCTGCGTGGTCGCCGTCCTCGCCGGCGAGGTGCAGCATGCGCTCGGAGGGCTACAGGAGGTCGAGGACGGCAGCTGCCTGACGTGCCAGGCTGTGCCCCTGTCCGACGTCGTGCTCGACGCCTGA
- a CDS encoding alpha/beta fold hydrolase, translating to MREHDEIVYRGGDGCELVASVGGSGVPLVLLHGGGPDHRMLLPLASLLGERATVILPDIRGFGGSICRDRRLHTWDRYADDVVALLDHLGIDRALVGGCGMGSGIALRAGLTAPDRVGGLVLISPEHKGEQRPTPEEVAWQEGVAEQIRTEGVESGWAGVLPRMPAGMAAMVRDGFVRADAASQAAALGAIASQEPFERIADLSALEMPVLVIPGGDPNHPPELAEAYRGVLRQPLVIPVDMWDGVTDAEGFAPRVAPAIERFLDSEPL from the coding sequence GTGAGAGAACACGACGAGATCGTCTATCGCGGCGGGGACGGCTGCGAGCTGGTCGCGTCGGTCGGCGGGAGCGGCGTGCCGCTCGTGCTGCTGCACGGCGGCGGGCCGGACCACCGCATGCTGCTGCCGCTCGCATCCCTGCTGGGCGAGCGCGCGACGGTGATCCTGCCGGACATCCGTGGCTTCGGCGGCTCGATCTGTCGCGACCGGCGGCTGCACACGTGGGATCGCTACGCCGACGATGTCGTCGCGCTGCTCGACCACCTCGGGATCGACCGAGCGCTTGTCGGAGGGTGCGGCATGGGCTCGGGGATCGCGCTGCGCGCAGGGCTCACCGCGCCGGACCGCGTCGGCGGGCTCGTGCTGATCAGCCCTGAGCACAAGGGCGAGCAGCGCCCGACGCCCGAAGAGGTCGCATGGCAGGAGGGCGTCGCCGAGCAGATCCGGACCGAAGGCGTGGAGAGCGGCTGGGCCGGCGTGCTGCCGCGCATGCCCGCGGGCATGGCCGCGATGGTGCGCGACGGGTTCGTGCGCGCCGACGCCGCCAGCCAGGCGGCCGCACTGGGGGCGATCGCGAGCCAGGAGCCGTTCGAGCGGATCGCGGACCTGTCGGCGCTGGAGATGCCGGTGCTCGTGATCCCCGGCGGCGACCCGAACCACCCGCCCGAGCTCGCCGAGGCGTACCGCGGCGTGCTGCGGCAGCCGCTGGTGATCCCGGTCGACATGTGGGACGGCGTGACCGACGCGGAGGGGTTCGCGCCGCGCGTCGCGCCGGCGATCGAGCGCTTCCTCGATTCCGAGCCGTTGTAG
- a CDS encoding flavin reductase family protein, with protein MPAARHAPRAVDVARRLHDLRGALPRRTMTRVLDKREPVEPATLRATMGAFATGVAIVTTACDGEPHGMTVNSLTSVSLAPPQVLVCLTNGSRTADAVRRRGAFALHLLGQRQRALSDRFAGRGAAHFAGLDVTLDEDGMPLLAGGVGRLRCAVAQLHDGGDHAIVVGAVLACEPREGTPLVFHRGRYHEIHGEGHEAPWLW; from the coding sequence GTGCCGGCCGCCCGGCATGCGCCACGGGCCGTGGACGTCGCCCGGCGGCTGCACGACCTTCGAGGTGCGCTACCGCGCCGAACCATGACGCGCGTGCTCGACAAGCGCGAGCCCGTCGAGCCGGCGACGCTGCGTGCGACGATGGGCGCCTTCGCGACGGGCGTCGCGATCGTGACGACTGCGTGCGACGGCGAGCCGCATGGCATGACGGTGAATTCGCTCACCTCGGTCTCGCTCGCGCCGCCGCAAGTGCTCGTCTGTCTCACGAACGGCTCGCGCACGGCGGACGCCGTGCGCCGGCGCGGCGCTTTCGCGCTGCATCTCCTCGGCCAGCGCCAGCGTGCGCTGTCGGACCGCTTCGCGGGTCGCGGCGCGGCTCACTTCGCCGGACTCGACGTGACGCTCGACGAGGACGGCATGCCGTTGTTGGCGGGCGGCGTCGGGCGCCTGCGATGTGCGGTGGCGCAGCTGCACGACGGCGGCGACCACGCGATCGTCGTCGGCGCCGTGCTCGCGTGCGAGCCGCGCGAGGGCACGCCGCTGGTGTTTCACCGCGGGCGCTACCACGAGATTCACGGAGAGGGACACGAGGCACCATGGCTCTGGTGA
- a CDS encoding cupin domain-containing protein, which translates to MSKPEAEFFPTGDVGWTRVAGDADGLTERILAADEARSVATRILRFEPGADTSPNGVQVHDFWEEVYILDGAIHDVTLGRTFAAGEYACRPPGMRHGPWTSPGGCTTFEVRYRAEP; encoded by the coding sequence ATGAGCAAGCCTGAGGCGGAGTTCTTCCCAACCGGAGACGTCGGTTGGACGCGCGTGGCCGGCGACGCCGACGGCCTGACCGAGCGGATCCTGGCGGCGGACGAGGCACGCAGCGTCGCGACGCGGATCCTGCGCTTCGAGCCCGGCGCGGACACGAGTCCCAACGGCGTGCAGGTGCACGACTTCTGGGAGGAGGTCTACATCCTCGACGGCGCGATCCACGACGTGACGCTCGGGCGGACGTTCGCCGCGGGCGAGTACGCGTGCCGGCCGCCCGGCATGCGCCACGGGCCGTGGACGTCGCCCGGCGGCTGCACGACCTTCGAGGTGCGCTACCGCGCCGAACCATGA